CAGCACATGACAGTCGCCAATATCCGGGCATTCCTGACCCAGGCAATTTTCGGCGGTCGAGGTCACTTTCGGCCAGATCGAGGCCTGTTCCGGCACGCTCGCCAGACCGGCGGTATCGCCATCGGGCGTGCGGCGTGACCAGGCATCGACCAGACGCAACTGCGCGGCATCCTCGACCTCCCGCCCCGCGCTGAACTCGACGTACTGGCGCAGCCGATAGCGGCACAGATAATTGCTGCGCCCCTTGAGCAGGGTGCAGCGTGCCTCGCGCCGCAAGGCCCGCCGCACCACGGGGAGGTCCTTGCGAAACAACTGATCCTGAAGGTTTTTGGTGCCGGTCGACACGATGACCTTGCCGCCGCTCGCCAGCGCCGGGAGCAGATAGGCAAAGGTCTTGCCCACGCCAGTACCGGCCTCGACCACCAGCGTCTCGTTATCGGTCAACGCCTCGGCCACCGCCGCCGCCATTTCGACCTGCTGCACGCGCGGCACGAAGCCGGAAAGCGTTTCGGTCAGTGGGCCGTCTGCGGCAAAAACGCCGCGCACGCGCTCGACCAGCGGTGTCGCCTGACTCATGAAATACTCACTCTATTGTGCTCGTAAAGCCTCACTGCGCCTGCGCCCGTCGCGTGGCTGCCGCCGCCCCGCTGGCATCGCCCAGCGCCCGCCGGGATGCCGCGATGATGCGCCAGTTGATCTGCCGCACCGCACGCTCGCCCGCGGCAAAGGAATTGGACTTGAGCGCCAGGGTCTGTGCCTGACGGTACTCGCCCTGGCTGTAGCGCACCGCAGCAAGGCGCTGCCACAGCAGGGGATTGCGGGGGGCAATGCTCAGGGCCCGTTCGAGCTGACGCGACGCCTGCGACCAGTCCTGCCGCCGCGCCGCGGCATCGGCTGCTGTAGCCAGCGCCAGCGCCGCCGCCGGCATGCTGCGCGGATTCCGCTCCGGCGTGCCCTGCAACCCACTCGGCGGCGCCACGGCTGGCGTGGCCTGCTTCGAAGGCGGCGCGAGCGGCCGGGGCGCGGTCGCGCAACCGGCCAGCCACACGGCTCCGAGCACCATCAGCAAGCGCAGATACGTGTTGTGTCTGATAGTCATTTCAGCAATCCCTTGAACCATTCGAGCGCCCGGCGCGTCGCACTGACCTGACAGGATGACGTGCCGCTCGGCTCGCTGCCCTTGATAAATGCCATCCACTGCGCACCGGGACAATAATCCTGTGTGCGCAGGCCGGTTTGCGGATCGATGGTTGTCCATGTCACATCGGCGGGCTGCGTGATGTGCAGCGATTGCGCATTGATGCCGCGCATGATCGCCGCCCAGATCGGCAGTGCGCCGGTCGCACCGGTCAGACCGGCCGGGCGGTTGTCATCCCGGCCGACCCAGACCACCGCGACGGCATTGCCGCCAAAACCGGCGAACCAGCTATCGCGCAAGTCGTTGGTCGTGCCCGTTTTCCCGGCCACTTCCAGCCCCGCCGGCAATAGCGTCTTGAGCGACCTGGCCGTACCCCGCCGGGTCACGTCATGCAGCGCCGCATCGAGCAGATATACCGCGCTTTCAGGCGCGGCGCGTTCAATCTTGAGCGGGTACCGCTGCAGCGAGTTGCCGCGCGGATCGACCACCGTCTGGATCGCCCGCAACGGCGCCCGATAACCGCCCGCCGCCAGCGTCTGGTACATCTGCGCAACCTCCAGCGGCGGCACCGGCACCGCGCCGAGCAGAATCGCCGGATACTCGGCTATCGGCTGCTTGATCCCCAGCGCGTGCGCCGTCCTGATGACTGCCGGCAGCCCGAGATCGAGCCCCAGGCGTGCGCTGGATACGTTATAGGAGTGCACGAGCGCATCCATCAGCGGGACCTTGCCGTGATTGCGGCGATCATAATTCAGCGGCGACCACACCTGCTGCCCCTGCCCCGTGCGCACGTGCAGCGGCGAATCGTCCAGCAGCGTCGCCAGCGTATAGCGCTGCGGCTGCTCCAGCGCGGTCAGATAGGTCGCCGCCTTGAACAGCGAGCCGATCGAGCGCCGCGCATCGAGCGCCCGGTTGTAACCGTCGAAATTCGCCCGCCGCCCGCCAACCACGGCATACACCTCGCCGTTCTCGACCGAGGTCACCACCGCGGCCGCCTCCAGGGTGTCGCGCTTGATGTCGCGCCGCGCTTCCAGACGCCGCAGACCCTGATCGACCGCCCGCTGCGCGGCGACCTGCACCAGGGGTCGCAGCGTCGTGTAAATCACCAGCCCCTGCGTGCGCAGATCCTGCGCGCGGTAGTCGCGCCCCAACTGCCTGCGCACCAGATCGAGGAAATCCGGAAATGGCGTGACGCTGGACGGCGGCTTCGCAATCACGCCGAGCGGCGCGGCTTGCGCGCGGCGCAGGCTGGCCGCGTCAAGCTCTCCGGCCGCGTGCAATTCGCGCAGCACCCGATTGCGACGCGCCAGCGCACGCGCGGGATGGCGGCGCGGGTCGTAATACGTCGGCCCGCGCACCAGCGCGACCAGCAGGGCGATCTGCGCCGTATCGAGCTGCTGCACCGGCTTGCCGAAATAAAACTCGCTGGCCAGCCCCACCCCGTGGATCGCGCGCTGCCCGTCCTGCCCGAGATAGACCTCGTTGAGATACGTTTCGAGAATCGTGCGCTTGTCGTAATGCAGCTCAAGCAGCACCGCCATGATGGCCTCGTTGAACTTGCGCCACAGGCTGCGGCGATTGCTCAGGTAGAAATTCTTGACCAGCTGCTGAGTCAGCGTGCTGCCGCCCTGCACGAAACGCCGCGCGCGCAGATCGACAACCAGCGCACGGCCGATGGCGACCGGATCGACGCCGTGATGCAGGTAAAAGCGCCGATCCTCGACCGCTACCAGCGCCTTGGGCAACAGCGGCGGCAGTGCGTCCAGGCGCACCAGAATCCGGTCTTCGTGCGACAGCGGGTAGATTTTCGCGATCAGTAACGGGCTGAGCCGGGCAAGCGCGACTGTCCGACCGGATACCGTCGACACACTGGCAACACGCCCCTGCGCAAACCGCACGGCCAGCGTGCGCGAAGGCTCGTTTCCGTCCGGTGAGGTGAAACCGCGGGTATGAATCAGATAACCGTCGCCCTGCACGGCGTAGGTGCCGGGCTGCGCCGCGCCCTTGCCGGTGCGCTCGAATTTGAGCAGCCGCAGCGCACGGCCGACGGCAGCCGCGTCGAGCCGCGCACCGGCGTACAACTCAAGCGGCGCAGCGTACACCCGCGCCGGCAGCGCATAACGCTTGGCCTCGAACTGACTGGTAATCAGATGATTAAGGTAGGCGACATAACCCCCGACACCGGCAGCCATGACGGCCAGGACCGCCAGCGCCCACCACAGCCTGCGGCGCGGGCGGCCGGAATGGCGACGTTGAGCTGCAGTACGGGCGGGCTTGCGCGAGGATCGCTTGCGCGAACGGGCGGATTTTGCCATGCGGCGGTTTGTCAGCGGAGAAAGGTGCGATTATCCTTGTCGCCCTCCCTCATCACAAGGATCAGGAGTACGCGTGCCGGACCTCTCGCTATTACTCGCCGGCCTGAGCCGGCCCGAAGCCTACCCGCATCCCGTCGACGAACTGCGCCTCATCCAGACGCACATCTCGGCGGTGTTGCTGACCGGCCCGTACGCCTACAAGCTCAAAAAGCCGCTCGACCTCGGGTTTCTGGACTTTTCCACCCCCGAACGCCGCCGCCATTTTTGCGCGGAAGAACTGCGCCTGAACCGGCGCCTCGCGCCGCAACTCTATATCGACGTCCTGCCCGTCACCGGCAGCGCCGAAGCGCCCCGGATCGGCGGCTCGGGCGAACCCATCGACTACGTGCTGCGCATGCGGCAATTCGACCCCGAACAGCAACTCGACCGGATGCTTGAGCGCGGCGAACTCGACACCTCGTTCATCGACCGGCTGATCCCCAGGATAGCGGAGTTCCACGCGGCGGCGGCCGTCGCGCCCGAAGACAGCGACTACGGCAGCCCCGAAACGGTGTTCGCCCCGATGCAGCAAAACTTCGATCAACTCCGCCCCCTGATCGACGACCCGGCGCAACAGGCGCAACTCGCGCGTCTCGAAGCCTGGACGCAGAGCCAATACGCCGCACTCAAGCCCCTGCTCGCCCAACGCCATGCCGCAGGGCATGTGCGCGAATGTCACGGCGACATGCACCTGGGCAACATCACACTGATCGACGGCGAAATCGCCATCTTCGACGGGATCGAATTCAATGCCGATTTCCGCTGGATCGACGTCGCCAACGAAATCGCTTTCCTGGTCATGGACCTGGCCAGCCGCGGCGCGCACGAACTGGCTCGGCACACGCTCAGCGCGTGGCTGGCAACCACGGGCGACTACGCCGCCCTGCCACTGATGCGCTTCTATCTCGCCTACCGCGCAATGGTGCGCGCCAAGGTCGCCAGCATCCGCCTCGGCCAGCCCGGACTCGACACCGCCGAACGCGACGATATCCTCGCGGCCTACCAGCGCTATGCCGATCTGGCCGAACGCTACACCGCAGCGGGCGAACCGGCGCTGATCATCACGCACGGCTTTTCCGGCTCCGGCAAAACGACGGTCAGCGGCCACGTCGTCGACGCCCTGGGCGCGGTGCGCGTGCGTTCCGACATCGAACGCAAGCGCCTGCACGGCATGAATCCCGCAGCCGACTCGCACTCCGACCTCGGCAGCGGACTCTATGCCGCCGCCGCCACCGAAAAGACCTACGCCCACCTGCTCGATCTGGCCGACACCATCATGCGCGCAGGCTATGCCGCCATCGTCGATGCCACCTTCCTCGACCGCGACCAGCGCGAGCGCTTCGCGGCACTGGCCGCCGAACGCGCATGCCCGTTCCTGATTCTCGCCGTGGCAGCGGACGAGGCAACCGTGCGACAACGCCTCCAACTGCGCCACGGCGATGCCTCGGAAGCGAACGCCGCGGTCGTGGCGCACCAGCGTCACCATGCAGACCCGCTGGGCGACGACGAACCTGTGATCACCGTAGACAGCGCGGCACCGCTACCGCTGGCGACAATTGAAGCGCACCTGAAACGCTAGGCAGTGTCTCATCGTGTCACCCGGACAATCCACTGGATGAGGCAGGCTTGCGTGTTTGGCGGGTATTATTCGACTTTCAGTCGGGTGATTATGCGTTCTGAGAGGATGTTGGTTTGCGAGATCCGAACCCGATTTGCGTGGCGGCAATAACCCCCTAATGAGGTTGGGTTTTTGCCCGATAACCAAGACAATATCAGCTTATCAGAGCCTCACAGGCATTGATAAGTTGATATTGACCGGCAAATCAGGCATTTTTTCCTGAAAATCCGGTGAATATGCACTTATCAAGGCATAATTGCCTGATAATAAATGGTTAGCGGTGAAAATGAACGAAGCAAAACCAAAGAAAAAGAGAGTTGATGGTCAAGTAACAGGGCTGGCGGGAGAATTTTTTGTCGCTGGTGAGCTGCTAAAAAGAAATCTGCAAACATCCATCACTTTCGGCAATGCGAAAGCAATAGATATTTTTGCGCACAGCGAAGAATCAGGAATCACATACACGGTTCAAGTGAAATCACTACGGTCAAAAAATTACTTTCCGCTCAAAAGATCAGCGATAGTTGAAAGCCAAATATATGTCTTTGTCATCTTGAACAAGCCTGGAGTTCAAACACAATATTTCGTAGTAGAAGGTTCTGTTTTGGCTTCTGCTACCGAGGAGTTGGGCAAATACCTCGATGATCCCAAGTTTCCTGGTATTGGTTGGAGGGCTTTGGAGCCTTTTCAAGATAATTGGCAGGTATTTAAATGAATTCCGCTAACAAGTACATCCAGCCGACCCACAACTCCGCGCGGCTTATTGCGCATGGCTGCGCCATTGTTGCGCAAACGCCGCACTCCGTTGCGGTCGGTTGATGTTGAGCGTTAGGGCTAAAAAGGAGACATACAGTCAGTGACAAAACATACAGCATATGATTTTCCAGACCTCTTTCGTGACTTTGCTTTAATGCCGAAGTTTGATGAGAACATGGAAACACTGAAGGAAATGGCTGAGCCAGAGGATTGGGATTATAAAAACACTGAGCAACACCATGATCACCCAGTTCTTAGAAATTACATCACCTACACATACAGGCGTGTTGCAGAAGAGAAAAAGATCGCCGTAACTACTGATGAAGAATATTGCTGTTGGAATTGCGGTTTAATTACTAAAAGCCAAGAGCCCATATTTCTATTATTTAGCAAAAACAAACTAGATCACTCAGACCCGTATTGGCACTTCTGGAAATTTGTTCGCAAAGGCGAATGGGATCTAAATAGATTCTCTTCTCTCCCCGAGATGCCTCACTATTTTGAAGATCCATCAGTATTGGTGTTTGACACAAGAAAAGATTTGAGAATCAATGTAGAGCATGTTGTAGCCGACAATCTAAAACGCTTCCCGACTGCCTTGCAAAGCATGAATCCATACGGCTTGCAAAATATCGTAAAGGGGTCAATTGATTCTGCCATAGAGCGGGTTAAGCGCAACTACAAAACAGCCATACCACAGTATTATCAAGGCAGCATTCAGTTGCTTCTTCCTCTTAGCCTTACCGATCCTGGGAAAGCTGATTTGGCGCTAGTGGTAGAAAGGTTTTCTGACTTCTACAGGGCATCAACATGCTTAACATTGGATATGGCGTACAACAATGCAAGGCAATTGGCTAGGCCCGATCGTGATTGGCTTGCACCATAGTGGCATATATAGCCCTAACCAGGCGCTCCACCCGACCAAAAACCGCTTTGCGGTTTTCGTCGGGTGAGCTAGGTCGTTGGGCGTAATAATAAATGAAGCAACTTTGGTTTACGTCAGGAAAGTTTAAGCCACTTCCCAAAATTGGGGTCAGGTCTTGCAATCAAGCATTATTGTTTAGAATACGCACCTGCACGACCCGAATTGCGTACAACATTAGGCGGGAAAAGCTGCCTGATTAACATCCATGCTTTTGTGAAGGACACGGATCACTTGAATTTCGGTGTCTGCAAGATAAACAAGATAAAAAACCACATGGCTTTGAAAGGGATACTTGCGCAAGCCTGGTTCAATGTAATCACAGACACTTCCCAGTTTTGGAGAGGCAGCCAGCATCCGGAAGGTTTCGTCCAGTCCTTTCAGGTAATGCATCCGTTGTGCTCGGCCCCAACGTTCCTCGGTGAATTTGGCAATTCCACGCAAATCATTCCTGGCTGCTTGGGTAAGAGAGAATGCCCTCATCAACTGCCTGTTATTTCAATTCGTTATCAAGTTCGGCCATAAACGATTCGTAGCTGTATTCAGCTATTCCGCTGGCTCGGCCCTCAGCAATCAGCTGACGCAATGTTTCCAGTTTCTGCTCTTCATTCTCAAGAAGGCGCAAGCCCGCCCGCACTACCTCGGTCGCTGAGCCATAGCGCCCCGTCGAAAGTTGAGAGGCAATGAACTGGTCGAAATGGTCTCCCAAACTAACACTGGTGTTTTTCGCCATTGGGGCAATCCTCAAGAAATACCAATATTTGGTATATATTGCGGAAAACGCCTAACAAGTCAATCCATCCGGCACCTTATGCAAAAATTGGGGTCAGGTCTTGCAATCAAGCATTATTGTTTAGACCACCCAACCTCATTACTCGCGCATTGATTACTGGCTCACCGGGCGCCGCAGCGCATGCCTCAATCACGCGCAGAGGTTCTTCTAGCCCGCCTCCAGCGTCTCGCGCAGCGCCGCGAATTCGCCCAGGGCATCGGGATTAGCCAGCGCGTCGATGTTGCCCACCGGGCGTCCGTGGATCATGTCGCGCACTGCGATCTCGGTGATCTTGCCGGAAATCGTGCGCGGGATATCCGTGACCTGTTCGATGCGGGCCGGGACATGGCGCGCTGTCGTATTGGTCCGGATTAGCTGCCTGATACGCTCGCGCAGGGCGTCGTCCAGCTCCAGCCCGTCGCGCAGGCAAACGAACAGCACGATGCGCACGTCGCCCTTCCACTGCTGCCCGACCGCGACGGATTCGAGCACCTCGTCGAGCTGCTCGACCTGACGATAGATTTCGGCGGTGCCGATGCGCACGCCGCCAGGGTTCAAGGTCGCATCCGCGCGTCCGTAGATGATCACGCCGCCGCGCGGCGTGATCTCTATGAAATCGCCGTGCGCCCACACGCCAGGAAAACGCTGGAAATACGCCGCGCGGTATTTCACCCCGTCCGGATCGTTCCAGAACCCCACTGGCATGGCCGGAAACGGCGCCTCGCAGACCAGTTCGCCCGGTGCGCCGCGCACGGGCTGCCCGCGTTCGTTATAGGCCTCGACCTTGAGCCCCAGGCCGCGACATTGCAGCTCACCGCGGTACACCGGCAACAACGGATTGCCCAGCGCGAAGCAGGACACGATGTCCGTGCCGCCCGAAATCGACGCCAGCAGCACATCGCGCTTCACG
This genomic stretch from Acidihalobacter ferrooxydans harbors:
- a CDS encoding tetratricopeptide repeat protein; translation: MTIRHNTYLRLLMVLGAVWLAGCATAPRPLAPPSKQATPAVAPPSGLQGTPERNPRSMPAAALALATAADAAARRQDWSQASRQLERALSIAPRNPLLWQRLAAVRYSQGEYRQAQTLALKSNSFAAGERAVRQINWRIIAASRRALGDASGAAAATRRAQAQ
- the mrcB gene encoding penicillin-binding protein 1B, translated to MAKSARSRKRSSRKPARTAAQRRHSGRPRRRLWWALAVLAVMAAGVGGYVAYLNHLITSQFEAKRYALPARVYAAPLELYAGARLDAAAVGRALRLLKFERTGKGAAQPGTYAVQGDGYLIHTRGFTSPDGNEPSRTLAVRFAQGRVASVSTVSGRTVALARLSPLLIAKIYPLSHEDRILVRLDALPPLLPKALVAVEDRRFYLHHGVDPVAIGRALVVDLRARRFVQGGSTLTQQLVKNFYLSNRRSLWRKFNEAIMAVLLELHYDKRTILETYLNEVYLGQDGQRAIHGVGLASEFYFGKPVQQLDTAQIALLVALVRGPTYYDPRRHPARALARRNRVLRELHAAGELDAASLRRAQAAPLGVIAKPPSSVTPFPDFLDLVRRQLGRDYRAQDLRTQGLVIYTTLRPLVQVAAQRAVDQGLRRLEARRDIKRDTLEAAAVVTSVENGEVYAVVGGRRANFDGYNRALDARRSIGSLFKAATYLTALEQPQRYTLATLLDDSPLHVRTGQGQQVWSPLNYDRRNHGKVPLMDALVHSYNVSSARLGLDLGLPAVIRTAHALGIKQPIAEYPAILLGAVPVPPLEVAQMYQTLAAGGYRAPLRAIQTVVDPRGNSLQRYPLKIERAAPESAVYLLDAALHDVTRRGTARSLKTLLPAGLEVAGKTGTTNDLRDSWFAGFGGNAVAVVWVGRDDNRPAGLTGATGALPIWAAIMRGINAQSLHITQPADVTWTTIDPQTGLRTQDYCPGAQWMAFIKGSEPSGTSSCQVSATRRALEWFKGLLK
- a CDS encoding type II toxin-antitoxin system RelE/ParE family toxin; protein product: MRAFSLTQAARNDLRGIAKFTEERWGRAQRMHYLKGLDETFRMLAASPKLGSVCDYIEPGLRKYPFQSHVVFYLVYLADTEIQVIRVLHKSMDVNQAAFPA
- a CDS encoding AAA family ATPase, yielding MPDLSLLLAGLSRPEAYPHPVDELRLIQTHISAVLLTGPYAYKLKKPLDLGFLDFSTPERRRHFCAEELRLNRRLAPQLYIDVLPVTGSAEAPRIGGSGEPIDYVLRMRQFDPEQQLDRMLERGELDTSFIDRLIPRIAEFHAAAAVAPEDSDYGSPETVFAPMQQNFDQLRPLIDDPAQQAQLARLEAWTQSQYAALKPLLAQRHAAGHVRECHGDMHLGNITLIDGEIAIFDGIEFNADFRWIDVANEIAFLVMDLASRGAHELARHTLSAWLATTGDYAALPLMRFYLAYRAMVRAKVASIRLGQPGLDTAERDDILAAYQRYADLAERYTAAGEPALIITHGFSGSGKTTVSGHVVDALGAVRVRSDIERKRLHGMNPAADSHSDLGSGLYAAAATEKTYAHLLDLADTIMRAGYAAIVDATFLDRDQRERFAALAAERACPFLILAVAADEATVRQRLQLRHGDASEANAAVVAHQRHHADPLGDDEPVITVDSAAPLPLATIEAHLKR
- a CDS encoding DUF3825 domain-containing protein, encoding MTKHTAYDFPDLFRDFALMPKFDENMETLKEMAEPEDWDYKNTEQHHDHPVLRNYITYTYRRVAEEKKIAVTTDEEYCCWNCGLITKSQEPIFLLFSKNKLDHSDPYWHFWKFVRKGEWDLNRFSSLPEMPHYFEDPSVLVFDTRKDLRINVEHVVADNLKRFPTALQSMNPYGLQNIVKGSIDSAIERVKRNYKTAIPQYYQGSIQLLLPLSLTDPGKADLALVVERFSDFYRASTCLTLDMAYNNARQLARPDRDWLAP
- a CDS encoding type II toxin-antitoxin system ParD family antitoxin, whose product is MAKNTSVSLGDHFDQFIASQLSTGRYGSATEVVRAGLRLLENEEQKLETLRQLIAEGRASGIAEYSYESFMAELDNELK